A window of Panicum virgatum strain AP13 chromosome 8K, P.virgatum_v5, whole genome shotgun sequence contains these coding sequences:
- the LOC120643487 gene encoding uncharacterized protein LOC120643487, with protein sequence MPHRARPMTGLLVFMGINLVLVNTISPVYDFVCFHPYWERRRERHRREREAVLLKGSVESTN encoded by the exons ATGCCGCACCGAGCGCGGCCGATGACGGGGCTGCTGGTGTTCATGGGCATCAACCTCGTCCTCGTCAACACCATCTCCCCCGTCTACGACTTCGTCTGCTTCCACCCCTACTGGGAACGAAGG AGAGAACGCCACCGAAGGGAACGTGAAGCTGTGCTACTGAAGGGGTCTGTAGAATCTACTAATTGA